The following proteins come from a genomic window of Rutidosis leptorrhynchoides isolate AG116_Rl617_1_P2 chromosome 10, CSIRO_AGI_Rlap_v1, whole genome shotgun sequence:
- the LOC139872399 gene encoding nuclear transport factor 2-like isoform X1, whose amino-acid sequence MASPYSSSVTASQVGSYFVQQYYQVLQQQPEFAHQFYTDSSTMVRVDGESTVKASAVFEIHTLIQSLQFTGIEIKTLNSLESWGEGITVVLSGSVKSKCFSGRRKFFQTFFLAPQEKGYFVMNDIFHFVGDDVINHHLGLVAARHKNDFQPLNSTSPMLLVGEDALEIQVRENIKSLDLEGENEGNYYNTSEQHHYQQQQEDEYSEDYEEEQPVNEPSYNNVDHVQEPSHQNTVQEYVQEQPLQYNTVEYVQEPIQSVQVPASEPMKFTYASILQAKGKSVPSVPATVIKSVPSTTTRSWDQPPEPVSSYVPETTYQVPEEALVNEEGESKSVYVRNLPTTATTLDILEEFKNFGRIKEDGVFLKNRKDIAICFAFVEFEDVSGVQKAIQASPIQLAGRQVYVEERRANSSSSSSRGGRGGRGTGRGRGSYDSSRGGRYGGVSNGRGNGYRDY is encoded by the exons ATGGCCAGTCCATACTCATCTTCCGTTACTGCCTCAcag GTTGGGTCATACTTTGTTCAACAGTATTATCAGGTGCTTCAACAGCAACCCGAATTCGCTCATCAGTTCTATACTGATTCTAGTACTATGGTTCGCGTTGATGGCGAATCAACAGTGAAAGCATCTGCTGTATTT GAAATCCATACACTTATTCAATCATTACAGTTTACCGGGATTGAGATCAAGACCTTAAACTCTCTTGAATCATGGGGTGAAGGAATTACGGTGGTGCTTTCTGGTTCGGTTAAGTCAAAGTGCTTCAGTGGTAGGCGGAAGTTTTTTCAGACGTTTTTTCTTGCTCCCCAGGAGAAGGGATACTTTGTTATGAACGACATCTTTCATTTTGTCGGTGATGACGTCATTAACCATCATCTCGGACTGGTTGCTGCTAGACATAAAAATGATTTCCAACCGTTAAACTCTACTTCTCCAATGTTATTAG TTGGTGAAGATGCATTAGAGATTCAAGTAAGGGAGAATATCAAATCTTTAGATTTAGAAGGAGAAAATGAAGGTAACTACTACAACACTTCTGAACAACACCATTATCAGCAGCAACAAGAAGATGAATATAGTGAAGATTACGAGGAAGAACAACCAGTAAATGAGCCTTCTTATAACAATGTGGATCATGTTCAAGAGCCTTCACATCAAAACACTGTACAAGAGTATGTTCAAGAGCAGCCATTGCAATACAACACAGTGGAATATGTTCAAGAACCAATTCAATCTGTGCAAGTGCCTGCATCAGAACCCATGAAATTCACTTACGCTTCTATA TTGCAAGCTAAGGGAAAATCTGTACCGTCAGTTCCAGCAACAGTCATTAAGAGTGTCCCATCAACTACTACAAGAAGTTGGGATCAGCCACCAGAACCAGTGTCTTCATACGTGCCTGAAACTACTTATCAAGTTCCAGAGGAAGCTTTAGTTAATGAAGAAG GTGAATCGAAGTCTGTTTATGTGAGGAATTTGCCCACTACTGCTACTACTCTGGATATTCTTGAAGAGTTCAAGAACTTTGGGAGAATCAAAGAAGATGGTGTATTTTTAAAGAATCGCAAG GACATTGCTATTTGCTTTGCCTTTGTAGAGTTTGAGGATGTCAGTGGTGTTCAGAAAGCTATTCAG GCTTCACCAATACAACTAGCAGGAAGGCAAGTATATGTTGAAGAAAGAAGAGCAAACAGCAGTAGCAGCAGTTCTCGTGGAGGAA GAGGAGGAAGAGGAACGGGGAGAGGCAGAGGAAGTTACGACTCATCAAGAGGTGGACGCTATGGTGGCGTTTCTAATGGAAGGGGCAATGGCTACCGTGATTACTAG
- the LOC139872399 gene encoding nuclear transport factor 2-like isoform X2 yields the protein MASPYSSSVTASQVGSYFVQQYYQVLQQQPEFAHQFYTDSSTMVRVDGESTVKASAVFEIHTLIQSLQFTGIEIKTLNSLESWGEGITVVLSGSVKSKCFSGRRKFFQTFFLAPQEKGYFVMNDIFHFVGDDVINHHLGLVAARHKNDFQPLNSTSPMLLVGEDALEIQVRENIKSLDLEGENEGNYYNTSEQHHYQQQQEDEYSEDYEEEQPVNEPSYNNVDHVQEPSHQNTVQEYVQEQPLQYNTVEYVQEPIQSVQVPASEPMKFTYASILQAKGKSVPSVPATVIKSVPSTTTRSWDQPPEPVSSYVPETTYQVPEEALVNEEGESKSVYVRNLPTTATTLDILEEFKNFGRIKEDGVFLKNRKDIAICFAFVEFEDVSGVQKAIQASPIQLAGRQVYVEERRANSSSSSSRGGRGRGTGRGRGSYDSSRGGRYGGVSNGRGNGYRDY from the exons ATGGCCAGTCCATACTCATCTTCCGTTACTGCCTCAcag GTTGGGTCATACTTTGTTCAACAGTATTATCAGGTGCTTCAACAGCAACCCGAATTCGCTCATCAGTTCTATACTGATTCTAGTACTATGGTTCGCGTTGATGGCGAATCAACAGTGAAAGCATCTGCTGTATTT GAAATCCATACACTTATTCAATCATTACAGTTTACCGGGATTGAGATCAAGACCTTAAACTCTCTTGAATCATGGGGTGAAGGAATTACGGTGGTGCTTTCTGGTTCGGTTAAGTCAAAGTGCTTCAGTGGTAGGCGGAAGTTTTTTCAGACGTTTTTTCTTGCTCCCCAGGAGAAGGGATACTTTGTTATGAACGACATCTTTCATTTTGTCGGTGATGACGTCATTAACCATCATCTCGGACTGGTTGCTGCTAGACATAAAAATGATTTCCAACCGTTAAACTCTACTTCTCCAATGTTATTAG TTGGTGAAGATGCATTAGAGATTCAAGTAAGGGAGAATATCAAATCTTTAGATTTAGAAGGAGAAAATGAAGGTAACTACTACAACACTTCTGAACAACACCATTATCAGCAGCAACAAGAAGATGAATATAGTGAAGATTACGAGGAAGAACAACCAGTAAATGAGCCTTCTTATAACAATGTGGATCATGTTCAAGAGCCTTCACATCAAAACACTGTACAAGAGTATGTTCAAGAGCAGCCATTGCAATACAACACAGTGGAATATGTTCAAGAACCAATTCAATCTGTGCAAGTGCCTGCATCAGAACCCATGAAATTCACTTACGCTTCTATA TTGCAAGCTAAGGGAAAATCTGTACCGTCAGTTCCAGCAACAGTCATTAAGAGTGTCCCATCAACTACTACAAGAAGTTGGGATCAGCCACCAGAACCAGTGTCTTCATACGTGCCTGAAACTACTTATCAAGTTCCAGAGGAAGCTTTAGTTAATGAAGAAG GTGAATCGAAGTCTGTTTATGTGAGGAATTTGCCCACTACTGCTACTACTCTGGATATTCTTGAAGAGTTCAAGAACTTTGGGAGAATCAAAGAAGATGGTGTATTTTTAAAGAATCGCAAG GACATTGCTATTTGCTTTGCCTTTGTAGAGTTTGAGGATGTCAGTGGTGTTCAGAAAGCTATTCAG GCTTCACCAATACAACTAGCAGGAAGGCAAGTATATGTTGAAGAAAGAAGAGCAAACAGCAGTAGCAGCAGTTCTCGTGGAGGAA GAGGAAGAGGAACGGGGAGAGGCAGAGGAAGTTACGACTCATCAAGAGGTGGACGCTATGGTGGCGTTTCTAATGGAAGGGGCAATGGCTACCGTGATTACTAG